The genomic window ACGTCGATACAGTCCGGCCAGGCATACTCGAAACGGTCATCGGCCAGCAGGTTCAGCGTCATCTCGAGGAAGGGTTCTTTCCCGGACCCACGGGCGTCCATCCACCGTGCTCGACTTCGGATCTGCGGATCGGTGTCGGTCAGCAGCCGCCGAAATTGCTCGATGTCGAGACCGCCGACCAGTAAGGCAAAGAAGTTGTCGCGATTCCCGTCGTCGACGACCCGATCCAGTGCATCCCAGGTCTGTCGTCGGATCCCCGGGTCGGCATCGCAGGCCAGCCGCCTGACATCGTTCAGCAGCGCAGCTACCTCACCGTCACGGAGCAGCAACCACCAGCGATCGGGTTCCACAGAGTGTTCGGCCAACAACGCCCGCAACCGATCCGGGTCGATCTTCATCACATCCACAACCTATACAGCGGGGCCGCACGCTGTATCGAGCGTCCAGCCCGACCACGGACACGCGTTCGCCAGCGACAGGGCTGTTCGACGCACGCGGCTGCGGCAGTGCAGGACCTCGGCCGGTACGCACGGGGCCCCGCAAGCACCGTGCCGCGTTCGCCGCTAACCGATCGGTAGTGCGCTCAGGATCGGGCCGTAGAACCAGTCGAGGATGCGCTCGGCGTCGTCCTTCGCGGCGACGGCGCCGTGGGGTGAGCTGTGCAGGACCACGCCGATCAACGGTATTCCTGCCCGGACGGTCTCGAACAACAGGCAGGTTCCCGCGGCGTTGGTGTATCCGGTTTTGATGCCGATGGTGCCGGGATAGTCGCGCAGCAGCAGGTTGGTGGTCTGCCAGAGGTGCTCGCGGTTGCCCGGACCGGCGGGCAGGTGATAGCTGTGGGTCCCGACGATGTCGCGGAACACAGGTTGGCTCATCGCGCGCAGGCCGAGGATCACCAGGTCCGCTGGCGTGGAAGTGTTGGAGTGGTCGGTCGGGACAGGCAGTCCACTGGGATCGGTGAAATGTGTTCCCGCCAAGCCCATTTGATGCGCCGTGTCGTTCATCTTGGCGATGAAGCCGTCTTGGCCGGGCCCGAATGCCTCGGCGAGGGTGTAAGCGGCATCGCAGCCGGACGGCAGCATCAACGCATAGAGGAGTTGGCGCGCGGTGAGCACCTCGCCGGGGGCCAGGCCCGCATTGCTTCCGTCGTTCGTGGCGCAGTAGGCCATGCTTTCGTGCGGCACGGTGATGGTGCGGTCGAGGTCGCCGGCGTTGACCACGACCAGTGCCGTCATCACCTTGGTGATGCTGGCTATCGGGACGGGCGTGTTCGGCTGTCGCGACCACAGCATCGTGCCAGTGATCCCGTCCGCCAGCGCTGCCGCCGGCGCCTGCACCCCGTCCGGCTCCGGAGTCGTCCAGGGCAATTGCATCCAGGACGACTGGCTATGGGCAGGGATGGCCGCGACGCTCTGACCGACGGCCACGAGCAGCACCCCGGCGAAAACAGCCTGCAACAATCGGGCAAATGTCCGCATGGGCCACATTCTGCCGCCCCACCCCGCTGATCAGCGGGATTTCGACAGCCAAATTATCCAGCTCCGGCAACAGCACGTAATCGGCAATTGTTGCTGCCGCGAGTCCTACGCTGCTGACCTCGCCACCGAGCAACCCCGAAGTGCCCGAAGGACTTCGGCGCAGAACCCACGTGATGTCGCCGAACAATTCACTGGAAATTCCGCCGTGCGCCCCCGATCCTTAGCGTGGACATCGATCGGAGAGGGTTCCCCCATGGCACATACTGCCGCCCAGCAGGCCGACCATCCTGAGCGGCTGGAGCGCGGACATCCGTTCCGGCAGTGGAAGACCTGGCGGATCCCGGGTACTGAATTGACGTTGACGGGATACTCGCGCGCGAACGACAAGACCTTCTTCCACGTCCCAGAACTACGGTGTTCCCTCGATGCCGGCCTGTGTGAAGGACAGCGGGTCGACACCGTCTTCCTCACCCACACCCACCACGACCACGCCAAGGATCTCGATTTCCTTGCCGAATCCGCCGACGTCTACCTGCCGGTCGAGTCCGTTCCCTATGCCGAGTCATACCTGCGCGCGTCCGCCGAACTGAATCACGGCTCGGCGTACGACCAGTCTCGGGCGGCCGGACACCGGTTACACGGCGTACGCGGAAATGACGAGTTCACCTTCGGACGCCGTGGTCATCACGTGCGTGTCGTCCAATGTGAGCACAAGGTGCCCTGCGTGGGTTACGCCTTCTCCGAACGACGTAAGTCCCTGCTTCCCGAATTCGAGCTGCTCCGCAATCGACTCCCCGGCGCCGAATTCGGTCGGCTCATGGCAGGTAAGCGCAAGGCGGGGCAAGCGGTCGAACAGGAGACCCGCCACCAGTTGTTCGCCTACCTCGGCGACACCCATGTCACCGTTTTCGAGCGGAACCCGTGGCTGTTCGACTATCCCGTCATCATCACCGAGTGCACCTTCTTGCACGACACCGAACTGCGGCGCGCGGACACCGTCGGCCACACCGTCTGGAGCCGCCTGCGACCCATCATCGAAGCCCACCCAAACAACCTGTTCATCCTGATCCACTTCAGCCTGCGCCACTCCGACCGGGAGATCGCCGAGTTCTTCGGAGAAACCGGACTCCCACCCAACGCACTACCCTGGATCCACCCGGAACCTCACCTCCCCGAACGACACCAAGCCAACTGATCCGTCGTTGGCGGTAGCTGCCACGCCTCATCCGAATCTGCCGTGATCGTTATTGCTTCGGTCACTAGCACCTTCGCCGCACGCGCACCGGGCCTGCCGATGACACTGAACGTCACGCCCAACCGCCACAGCTGATCCCCGCCACCGACGACCCGATCGATGCCGCATTGACCCGGCTGCTCATCGCGGTGGGCACCGGGCGATAGTGATCGGCCCCTGCCAACGGATTGACGCAAGAAACGATCGGGACCAAGACGAAGCGGCGTCGTCTGCGCGGGTCGTGCGCCGAGTTGGACAGCGGCACCCGGGGTTCGCCCGGGTGCCGGGTCGGTCAGTTAACCAGCGGAGCCGGATCGTGGGGTGTTGTCGAGCACCGCGCCGCGGTAATCGATCCACAGCGCGTCATCCGAGAATTCCGCACAGTTCACCCTAATGGTCACTGTCGTGTGCGGGCGGATGCGTTCGCGCACCGGAACCTGTGAGGTGATGCGCCGTTCGGACCAGTCCGAGCAGGAGGCAATGCCTTCCACGCGGTAGGTGTCGTCGGTGTCGTTGCGACAGACGAACTCATCGCACGACACGCCGGGTGCCAATTCCTTCGCGACGGCCTGCGGTGCCAACACACCTACCGCGCTCGCGAACAGGGCAGCGACGCCAAGACCGAAGGCCAACTTGTGACGCATGAATGAAACTCCAATCGAGGGGCCCGACCCGGCAGCCAACCTACCGACGCGACATGAGGCGAAGATCAGTTCTCGATCATTGGGAGATCATCCTCGGGTGGCGGCATCCCGAAGGTCGGATCAGCCGATTTCGGCGAGATATTCCCCGTAGAACAACATCAGGCCGACGGCGGCGGCGACGCCCGCCAGCAGCCAGAAGCGGATGATCACGGTGGTTTCGGCCCACTTGCTGAGCTCGAAATGATGATGGAACGGGGCCATCTTGAACAAGCGGGCGCGCGTCGTGCGGAAGACGACGATCTGTAGCAGCACCGACAGGATCTCGGCGAAGAACAGCGCGCCGACAACGGCGGTCAGCAACTCGGTACGGGTGGTGATCGACAGACCGGCGAGCAGTCCACCCAGTGCCAGCGAACCGGTGTCACCCATGAAGATCTTGGCCGGTGCCGCGTTCCACCACAGGAACCCGATGCAGGCGCCCGCACCGGCGGCGCAGACCAGCGCCAGATCGAGCGGATCGCGAACGTTGTAGCACCCGGCGACCGGGGTGGTCACGCACGCGTTGGTGTACTGCCAGAAGGTGATGATCACGTAGGCGCCGAGGGCGAAGCTCATCGATCCGGCGGCGAGTCCGTCGAGCCCATCGGTGATGTTCACCGCGTTGGACCAGGCCACTACGAGGAAACAGACGACGATCAGAAACCCGATTACCCCGAACGACACCGTGGTCACGTCCCGGACGTAGGACATCTGCCTACTGGCCGGGGTCAGCCCGGTGCTGTCGGGGAACCGCAGCGCGAGCACGCCGAAGATGACCGCGGCGGCGAGCTGGCCGATGTACTTGCCGGTTGCGGTCAACCCGAGATTGCGCCGTTTACGGAGTTTGATGAAGTCGTCGAGGAACCCGACAACTCCCAGGGCGGTGGCCAATCCGAGCACGAGCAGTCCCGACGCGGACACCCCCGCCGCGTCGTGCCGGCCCGCGAGCAGATGTGCCCCGAGGTATCCGGCCCACATCCCGATCAGGATCGCGATGCCGCCCATGGTCGGGGTACCGCGCTTGGCCTGATGGCTGGCCGGTCCCTCGGCCCGGATCTGCTGACCGACCTTTCTGCTGGCGAACAACTTGATCAACAACGGCGTCAACGTGATCGACACGGCCAGCGCGATCATCGCCGAGAACAAGATCTGTCTCATTCGCCCCTCATGCAGCTATCAGCGGGTTTCGTCCATTGAAACATCAACGCGCGGGCTCCTTTTCACTGCCCGACCCGGTGCGGCCCGCCGCAGCGCGCAACGCCCGATCGGGGCCGGTGACGCGCGAACACAATCCGCTGTCGTCCTCGCGAATGGGTCCGACGCTAGCAAGCCGAGCCGAGACGTGCCGTCAGATGTAGCTGGGCTACACGCCGCGCTTCGCGTCAGATGCCGAGGATCAGCTTGGCGGTGGTGAAGTAGATGATGAGGCCGGTGGCGTCGACGAGGGTGGTGACCATGGGGGCGGAGACGACGGCCGGATCGATGCGGAGTTTCTTGGCGAGCAACGGCATGGTGCCGCCGATGGTCGCGGCCCAGCCACAGATCAGGACCAGCGTAATGCCGACCACCACGGCGATGCGCGGGCCGACGAACAGTCCGCCGATCACCAATCCCGCTGCGGCGAGCATGGATCCGAGGACCAGGCCGACCCGGCATTCGCGCCAGATCACCTTGAACAGGTCGGTGACCCGTACCTCGCCGACCGCGAGCGCCCGCACACAGGAGGTGGCGGCCTGCGCCCCCGCGTTGCCGCCCGCACCGATGAGCAGCGGAATGAACAGCGCGAGATGCGCGGCCTGCTGCAGTGTTCCTTCGAACATGTCGGTGACGCTGACCGTGAGGGTCGCGGCGAACAGCAACAGCAGCAACCACATCGCGCGATAGCGAGCCAGCTGGAACACGCCCGCGGCCATGTAGTGGCCCTCCCATGGCGCGGAGCCTGCCTGCCTGGCCACGTCCTCGCTGTCGGCGGCCTCGATCACCTCGACGGCGTCGTCGATGGTGAGCAGGCCGACGAGCCGGTTCTCGCTGTCGACGACGGGCAGGTTGATGTCGTTGGTCTCGCGCATCAGCCGAGCCGACTTCTCGGCGGAGTCGGTGGCGCGTGCGAAGGCCGGTTCGGTGACGACCAGTTCGGCGACCATCGTGTCCGGCTTGCTGAGCACCAGCTCGCGCAGTTCGACGATGCCGGTGAGCCGCCTGCCCGCGTCGACGACGGGCAGCGTGTAGACGGTTTCGGCGTTGGCGCCCTTGGCTCGCACCATGGTCAGCGCGTCGGCGACGGTGAGGTTCTGCGGCAGCGCGACCACCTCGGGCGTCATGTACTGGCCCGCCGAACCCTCCGGGTAGCCGAGCAGTGCCGCGGTCATCCGTCGCTCGCGGGGGCTCAATCCGGCGAGCACCTTCTTGGCGACCTTGGCGGGTGCCTCACGCAGCATGCGGGCCCGGTCGTCCGGCGCCATGTCCTCGACCAGATCGCGGAAGCTCTGATCCCGCAGGCCCTGCAGGATCTGCTGCTGGTCGACCGGCTCGAGCTCTTCGAAGACGGCCAGTGCCAGGTCTTTGTCGAGTAGCCGGAACGCCATCCCGGCCTGGACGGCGTCCATCCGGGCGAGCTGGTCGGCGATGACGTGCGGCGGGTGGTCGTCGAGCCAGGCGAGTGCGGCGTCGACGCGGTGGGTGTCCGCGATGTCCTGCAGTGATTCGGACAGCGTCGGACGTACTTCGATGAGATCGGCCTGCGACATGGAGTGTCCTCAGCGATATTGCGTGAGTGAATGGGAGTGCGAAAATTCACACCGCGGGCGCCGACCCCTACCGTCGCGAACTAGTCAGAAGTGCGAAGGGGCGACGCCGCGCGGCCTTCGACTGGGAGGTTCGCTGCGCATGGCAACCCCACCTCCTCCTCGTCGCTGCCGCAGACCTGGGACGTCCGCGCCATCACTGA from Nocardia iowensis includes these protein-coding regions:
- the mraY gene encoding phospho-N-acetylmuramoyl-pentapeptide-transferase; the encoded protein is MRQILFSAMIALAVSITLTPLLIKLFASRKVGQQIRAEGPASHQAKRGTPTMGGIAILIGMWAGYLGAHLLAGRHDAAGVSASGLLVLGLATALGVVGFLDDFIKLRKRRNLGLTATGKYIGQLAAAVIFGVLALRFPDSTGLTPASRQMSYVRDVTTVSFGVIGFLIVVCFLVVAWSNAVNITDGLDGLAAGSMSFALGAYVIITFWQYTNACVTTPVAGCYNVRDPLDLALVCAAGAGACIGFLWWNAAPAKIFMGDTGSLALGGLLAGLSITTRTELLTAVVGALFFAEILSVLLQIVVFRTTRARLFKMAPFHHHFELSKWAETTVIIRFWLLAGVAAAVGLMLFYGEYLAEIG
- a CDS encoding MBL fold metallo-hydrolase — encoded protein: MAHTAAQQADHPERLERGHPFRQWKTWRIPGTELTLTGYSRANDKTFFHVPELRCSLDAGLCEGQRVDTVFLTHTHHDHAKDLDFLAESADVYLPVESVPYAESYLRASAELNHGSAYDQSRAAGHRLHGVRGNDEFTFGRRGHHVRVVQCEHKVPCVGYAFSERRKSLLPEFELLRNRLPGAEFGRLMAGKRKAGQAVEQETRHQLFAYLGDTHVTVFERNPWLFDYPVIITECTFLHDTELRRADTVGHTVWSRLRPIIEAHPNNLFILIHFSLRHSDREIAEFFGETGLPPNALPWIHPEPHLPERHQAN
- the mgtE gene encoding magnesium transporter → MSQADLIEVRPTLSESLQDIADTHRVDAALAWLDDHPPHVIADQLARMDAVQAGMAFRLLDKDLALAVFEELEPVDQQQILQGLRDQSFRDLVEDMAPDDRARMLREAPAKVAKKVLAGLSPRERRMTAALLGYPEGSAGQYMTPEVVALPQNLTVADALTMVRAKGANAETVYTLPVVDAGRRLTGIVELRELVLSKPDTMVAELVVTEPAFARATDSAEKSARLMRETNDINLPVVDSENRLVGLLTIDDAVEVIEAADSEDVARQAGSAPWEGHYMAAGVFQLARYRAMWLLLLLFAATLTVSVTDMFEGTLQQAAHLALFIPLLIGAGGNAGAQAATSCVRALAVGEVRVTDLFKVIWRECRVGLVLGSMLAAAGLVIGGLFVGPRIAVVVGITLVLICGWAATIGGTMPLLAKKLRIDPAVVSAPMVTTLVDATGLIIYFTTAKLILGI
- a CDS encoding D-alanyl-D-alanine carboxypeptidase family protein, which produces MRTFARLLQAVFAGVLLVAVGQSVAAIPAHSQSSWMQLPWTTPEPDGVQAPAAALADGITGTMLWSRQPNTPVPIASITKVMTALVVVNAGDLDRTITVPHESMAYCATNDGSNAGLAPGEVLTARQLLYALMLPSGCDAAYTLAEAFGPGQDGFIAKMNDTAHQMGLAGTHFTDPSGLPVPTDHSNTSTPADLVILGLRAMSQPVFRDIVGTHSYHLPAGPGNREHLWQTTNLLLRDYPGTIGIKTGYTNAAGTCLLFETVRAGIPLIGVVLHSSPHGAVAAKDDAERILDWFYGPILSALPIG